A stretch of DNA from Hemitrygon akajei chromosome 4, sHemAka1.3, whole genome shotgun sequence:
atatggtccaggtgacttatctaacttcagacctttcagtttcccagagccttctctctagttatggtaacttcacacactgcattgccctgacacctggaacttccagaatactgctagcatcttccacagtgaagatttatGGTAAATCACTtattcagttcttctgccatttcattctcccccattactatctctccagtatCTTTTtctagcagtctgatatccacgcttacctctcttttacactttatgtatctgaaaaaacttttggtatccactttgatattattggctagcttattttcgtattccatctttaccttcctaatgactttttttgttgtcttctgttgttttttaaaagctttctatcctctaacttcccattatattatatgctctattatatgcattctctttggcttttatggtggctttgacttctcttgttattcctttagaatacttcttcctctttgggatgtatatatcctgtgccttctgaattgcttccagaaattccagccattgctgctctaccatcatccctgcctgtgttcttatccaatcagttctggccaactcctctctcatgcctctgtaattccctttactcctctgtaatacttatatatctgacATTAGCTTCACTCTCACATTTCAGGGTGGATTTGATCATATTACAATCAGTTGCcccttagggttcttttaccttaagctctctaatcacttCTAGtcaattgcacaacacccaatccagaatagctgatcccctagtgggctcagccacaagctgctcttaagggccatctcgtaggcactccagaaatttcccctcctggatccagcactaacctgatttccccaatctacctgcatgttgaagttCCTCATGACTACTTTAATAATGcccttttggtatgcattttctgtctcccatcTTTATTACTGTTTATTACTTTATTACTGTCTGTATACAACTCACATCAGggtcttttaacccttgcagtaccttagctctattcacaatgattcaacactttctgACTCTGTCACCTCCTTCGCATGaactgatttcattttttaccaacagagcaatgccacccccgccttcctccctgtctttttgatacaatatgtatcctttgACATTAAGTTCacagctatgatcttctttcagtcatgattcagtgatgcctacaacatcatacctgccaatctgcaactgtgctacaagttcatctaccttattccgtatactgcatattcaaatataacacacacacagtcctataTTCACCCTCTTCTATTCTTTAcaccttttacgttgcaactcgtcctgttgactgcaatcttCTCCTGTCAAccacctctcctcactacacgttgcatctgtttgtaaaccagctacctcactTTCAGCACTGTTACTTGCGATTCCTGTTGAAATATGCCATACTTACCTGTTCCATGAGGTTGCCCATTCACTGTCTTTTGCCACATTGCCCCTCCCATATTCCCATCCCACTCTGCTTAACCTCTGTGCTAAATCTGGGCCAAATATAGCAGGATGGTCAGGGAGTGGGAGATCATTTGTGATCAGAGCATATCATGTGTTGAGGATCATCGATTGTACTGCAGAGGTTAAACAGTAACATAAGCCGGGTGGATTGGGTAGCCTATTTCTGTGACACTGTTCTTACCATACTTCTTTAGGAGCACTGTCTACCCCAAGCTCTCCTCGATTTGGAACCAATGGAGATTTAGAACGCTGCCTTTTTCTCTTGCCAGCGAAGGCTCCACTAAGATGCTTGTACCCTGGAGTGACAGTTACAGGTGTGCCCCTCTGCACTGTGTCTGGGTGGTCCAGAGCATTCCTCAATTTATGTGAATTCAGGACCATCTCGACATCCTCTAAGAGCCTCCTCTTCTTACTGTTCAACTGCATCTGGTAGGTGAGAATGTGAAGGGTGGACGATGTGCATTCTGCAGCCACCTGCCTCATGTCTGTGATGCTCTTCAGGACTACCATGATGTGTGCCATCTTCCCAAAATCTTTCACAGGTGCCCTGACCAGCTTCTCCAGAAGGGCCATCAACTGCCTATAGTTGTGGTCCAACTCTGATTCAGTGTTGCCATAGTTAATGGATGCTGTATGAGGCACCATGTTCACATACTCACTAACACCAAGGTTATGTTGATGAATGTAGTCCCTAATTGCAATCACTTCAGACAGCTCCCTTGACATAATTTGAACTGCATAGGCATGGTTGCTGCTTTCCCTGTACTCTGTGATTAAATCCACCTCTTGTGCTAGGCGGCAGATTGCTCGCTCCAGTTCATCTCTCAAATCCTGCAGATACTCTTTGCAGCAGCTTGAGAGATTCGAGTTGTACTGTTGAATATGAAGAAGTTCAGGAAGCAAGGATGAGTCAAACCACAGCATTCCTCTGTACGTCGGCCTGCTTGCACGATGAGCTATCAGATTCTTCAGGTACTGAGCTGTTTCGAACATCATGAGTAGCTCGATGTAGATTTCAGTGGCTTTAGAGTTCAGGAGAATAGGGCTGGTGTCCTGGGCAGCAAATGGGTCAAAAACATTGGCTTCTGTCACCAGGGCACTTTCAGAGTCAACTTCCTGGAGCACTTGGAAAAGTTTCTTCAAAGACTCCACATGACGTTCGCACTTGACAAGGAGCTGGTCCAATTCTGCCTGCTGAGTCCCCCGGGAATGCTCCAGGATTCTTCCGACAGAATCAAACTGCTCCAAAGGAAGCTGGAAGCAACTCTGGAGGCAATTGTTTAGTCCATGCTCTGGGAGGATATCCTCTACTGAGTGGAAAGATATTTTACCCACTGTCCTGGGTGGTTTGTCAGCCACTTGGGTGATGTCCATTTGCTCTTTGCCATTCAGGGGTATCCTTTCTATGTTGTTATAGCTATTGTACAAGTCCAATGCCTCTCTGTTTAACTCTGAGACTCGCTTTGTTGTATTGCCTGTCTGACTCCAGTCCCAATCGCCACCCTGTAACTTGCGTTCTCCCCTCATCTGCCAAACCAATGTCTTGGCTACATTGAACTGAAGATGCTCTAGTCCAACCCATCCGAGCTCTTCATTAGGCACTGAGTTCTCATGGATGTACCGGGTTTTCCCATTTACAAAGTCAATAATGAGCCATAAATGCAGCAACTTGCCCATATCATGCTGACCTTTGGGCAGGTTGGCAAGCCTGCTTATCAATGCCCTCACATTTTTGTGCAGTGCTGACAAGTCTTCCAGACTGACCCCATAGTTAATACTGCACATGATTGGGACAGAGAGGCAGAAGCAGGAGTAGTCAGAGAGGTTCTGTTTTACTGACGAGCATTCATCCAATTCCCGTCTGTGCTTCAGGTATACATAATAAGCGTCTTGCCGCATTGTttctgtcaggcaggatttcaATATCTGCATCTGGTAGTTACTTACTGCCTGCAAACAGCCACTTGCTATTCTCTCTTGGAAAGAAGGGTACAGGCTAGACTGCTGCTGATAACCTATCTTCTTGGTCAGCAATTCACCATACAAAGTCTCATCATACCATAGCAGGCTTCGCAATGTCAGGCCACCTCGCAAGAAGCTGATCTTGTTTCTCAAGAACCACACTGTTTCCATCATCATCTGCAGCTCCACATATGGCTCCAGGGCACTGGCTTTTAAGCGCACTACGCTCGCAGTGCTGTGCAGGCCATTTCGCAGCAACCAATTTCTGCAAATAATGGTCTCTGCAAAGGACACATCCTGTGACTGTTCAAACGCCAAGATGAATGCAGGCAGCATTCTTTCACACTTGACTTTCAACTTTTCTAAGCTTTCCAGCAGTGATGTGTTGTCAGCTTGATACAGAATCTCAGATATCTTGGCTACAAGAACACCAGCTTGTTGGGCTTCCTTTGTACTTGGTGAGTGTCTGATTTTATGGCCCTGACTTTGTTCTTCTGCCCTGCCTGCCTTGTGACTGATGCCAGGCATTCTGATCTTTACCACTCCACACCCATTCTCAGATGcagtttccccttccttctccttcATTTCTGTTAAATCCTCATTTCTAACTCTGACAAAGGAATCATTTTGGAATTTCACCATGCTCGGCCCCTCCTGCAGTATTGCCGTCCCAGGTTGAGTTTGGGTTCCCACCATTTGGAGATCATTGGTGCACTGCTCTGCTTGGTAAACCGCAGGAGATTTGCCAACCTGAACCACAGTGGGACATCCCATCTCTGGCCCATTTCCCGTGATTATAGGATCAATCCAAGATTCTGCAACTTGGCTTGTTACATTGAATTCAAATTGGGAGTTACTGTGTGGAGTTCCTGCTTGCAGTTCAGTTATGTTTAATTTCACACAAGGTTTGGCTGTTTCTGGTTCCACGTCAGATGCCAGAATATGCGAGTTCTCTTTGGTCTGCTGTGAGTCTGTGAGATACGGCAATTTTGATCCTGTGGAAATAGGTGTTATAGGGAATTTAGCTTTGAAACACTGTGGCATAGCATCAACAAGGAAGGGTTTCTCTAATGATCTAGTTTGGTATTCCACTGAGAGGGGATGGAGTAGGTGTCGTGATGCATCAAACTCGGCAGAGGATTTAATGGGAAGGGGACAGTCCAAATTTTGACAGTTACTGGGAGAATTCAGTTCTGAACCACTGGATTTACAGTAGGCTCCCTGGTCTTTGCCTGATGGTGTCTGTGATTCATATTCACTCTGGGGCTGTAACTTGCTCCGTGTCCCTGTCAGTTCAGAGGAAGATTTTATTGGATGCTTTGAATCCAAGTGCTTCAATGATTGAGATTCAGAAGATACTTCCAATTCTTGAGGTTTGTTTAAACATTTTCCCATTTGAGAGTCAAAACAAATTTCTACCACTGGGGAACCAAAGGGGAATTCCAATACTGTTACCAATTCTGTGTTCCCCCAAATGCACATTTGACCCTCTTTGGGGTCAACATCTATTTTAATTTGGGATTTCTCAAGTGTAGAGGTAGTTGAGGATTCCAATGGCTTGGGACCCTCTGAGACTCCCATTTCTTCAGCACTCATCAGGCAGCAACCATCTTGAGGGTCTGCTGAAGTGGATCCAGCTCCAGTCTGTGCAGTCTGCACACATAAATCACTGGGGAGATGCATTTTCTGGGACTCGTGAAGCACTTTATGACTTAATCTTTGCTGTGTGATTGGTATATGATTCTTTAGTGTAACAATAGTCCAGGGGTAGTGTATATTTTGCATGTGTTTTGAGAACACCCATGGATTTACTGTTAAGCTTGCTATTGAAGCAGGCTTTACATTGCTTGCTGTGGCCCACTCACTTTTCCTGCCTTTTGCACATAGCCTCCTTTTGCACAATCGCTTCAGTTCAGATACTAAACTCTTCGGTTGCTCTTCGCTGGTGACCTCATTATCCCTTGACTCAATTTTCCAAACAAACCGCTTCCGGTGTTCTTTACGATGTCGCCGGAAATACATATCACAACATTCCCAAAAATTATTGCAGTTAGTTTGATAGGATTTTGGCAGTAAATTTTGGTTCAAATTCATACCAATTCTTCTTATGATTTCTGAAGACTTATCGACCTTCTTAAAGGCTTTATTTAAGTCCCTCACGGCACGGCTAAGCAACTTTGACAATCGGCTGCTTTTGCTAAAGGAGGCTTCACTTGACAGAACAGATACTGCATCGGCAATCTTTTTTTGACAACTGTTGAAAGCATGAACACGAGCGTTATACAGAGAAGAGAGGTTATCAGTGGAACTGCCTGCCCCTCTGAAATCCCTTTTATTATGATCTGCAGGAGATATGTGCATCTGTGACATAGACGTGGTAGCCCATTTAGGTTGGAGCAGAGGCAGAGCTTTGCTTTCTAGGTGATTATTTTCTCTTAATGTTTTAACATTTTTATCACAATATAATATACCTTTGGTTTTATCAGAAAACTGACCCTGATTGTCTTTCTTAATACGTTTGTGCTCTCTGTCTGTTGGGGAAGCAAACTCTTGTTGAACAGACACTCTGTTATCTTTGTAAGTGCTCTTTCTGCTCATACAAAGTTCCTTACTCACGTGCTTCAAGTTTAATGCAATACCACAGTTTGAAGTAACTTTGGAATTCTTTTTCAAGTTATGTTGTTTCTTAGAAAGGTGGATCAACTTCTCCACATCTTTCCCATGTAGCTTTGACACAGACATTTTCCTACTCTTTTTCCTCAACACTGATTCTTCAGAAAGGCTGTCAGCTGATCTTCGGTTATCCCTCTTTGACTTAGCATGATTACCTCCGTGAATTCCCTTGGTATCATGGGATTCACTTGAACTCTTTACCTCTGCCATTTCAGACTGGATATCTGCCAGGTTTTCAACACACTTAGTTGCCATGTTGCAATCACAATTTGGACTGCCTTCATGTCCACTCATAGAAGGCTGAATTTCCCTAGGCGAAGTACAGAAGAAATTTGTTTGCCTACAATTTTTGGTGATCTGTGGATCAGGGCAGCTTAATGTTGTTTTGCTTGAAGAATATTGCAAACCATTTTTAGATATAAGATCACATGCTTCACCTTCTGTACTTAACTCTTTGATTTCTGTCTGCGAAGTCTCTCTAAATCCTACATTTACAAGCATTGATAGGGGCTTACTAAATAATCCATGGAAAACCATATTGCAGGCTTTCTCAGCTGTTTTCAGGCAGCTCTCACTTTGTCCTTCACTAATGGTTCTCATCAGTCTGTGAGATGCTTCAGAAATGTTTGGATGATTAGCGATTTGATCAGTCAACCCTGTTAGTTCAGGGTGTGGATCAGACTTTGCATTAAGACCACTACTTAAGGTCATTTGCAGATTGGAAATTGCTATTTGACTGCTTTCACTGATGGACACTGAATTCGACTGGATTTTATTATCTTCACCACCTGCAGCCACTGAACAATGAGGAACCAATTGACTAGCTTCAGTTACAGATGGTAGTGGAACATGCTGTTCATCATTGTCCAGTTTTGTGGCTGTGCCTGAGCCTATGTTTATTTGCAATTCATTTTCTTTGGATGTTTCAAACAACTTCTCCCAGTCAATCCGTGCTCCTAGGAAAATGAGCAAAGAGTCTATGTTTGGTGATTTTTCATAAGCTTTTTCAATGTACTTAGCTGAAGTAGCCAACGTCTGCACTTCTTTGAGATGAGCATCAGGAACTGACCTTTCTTCAATGTTGCCAATTCCTCCATTTTCCAAAGAGCTCTGTATTtgtcctatcattttgcatttatcACTTATCCCAATGTTTATCTTTACTTTGGATATGTCAGATGTTTCATGACTATCTGAAATCTCTACGTTTGTTATGCTCCCATCATCTGGATGGTGAATGTCACTGAAGAAGCTGAATTGTtcatctcccccatcattgcaagCGACAGAAGGAGATGATGCCTGCAGCTGACATTTGGCAATGGCTGACACATCTTGAATCACACGTCTCTTTCCACTATCAACAGATTTCTGTAACACATCAGCCACGTGGCTCACTCCAAGAATATTTTCAGCACCAGACTGTTCTGTGATTACAGCTTCTGTATTGTATGATAGGCCACAGCCAAGCCCATTCCCATCATATAAGACATGGTTCACTGCTGTCGTAATGGTCTGAGGATCTCCCActgactgctcttccttcattttGACTTCAGGCAATGTGGTTGCATATTGTCCAAGCCCCTTAGACCCTGAGAGTCTGCAGGCAGTGACCAAGTCAGTGCTGGATCCGCATGAAATGCCCCAATGTGACATTACGCATGAGCATGACTTTGCATCTTGTGCTGAGGAACTGTCAGAGTCACACAGAGAATGGCTATCATTGGGTTTGGATGGAACAGCATTGCTGCATGCACAAAGTCCAAGTTCATTTCTATATCTTTCATAATACTTCTCATATAATTTTAATCTGCAGTAGAAGGTCCATTTATCCCCCTGACTGAGCATCTCCAGTGAATTGATCCTTAAAAGTCTCTCCTTATCAGGTAACATCAGGAAGGCAGAATACTTCCTCAACCTTTTCTTCACCTCACTTTCATATAAGTTTAAATCTTCAAAGTAGGGCTGCCCAGAAAATTCAGTGGCATTTAACCTGGCAGGAAATGTACTTTTTTGTGTGTCTGAGTCTTTTTTCATGTTTAACTCTGTCAATGAGGAAAAGGCATCGTCGTTTTCCTCTGGCTTAAATTCAGGACAAACATCAGCTTCAGAAATGATTGCAGCACTGTCCATGGTGCTCTGAGATCCCTGCTGCAGAAGCAGGGAGGAATAAGTATTCAAAAAGCAAACGGTCCTCATTAAGGTGTTAATGTCCTCCAGTTGTTTTACAGACAATGAAATCGTTTCCGGTAATAAATGTTTCTTTCCACTCTCCACACAACTGTCCCTCTTCACTAGCCTTGGATCCCGGCTTGCACATGAAGTAACTGTGCTGCCAAGACTGTTACTTGGAGAAGCAGGTGGATTCATCTTTTTGAAAAATTTCTTGTACACAACTTTAGCATATTTTCCTTTGCCAAGTCTTTTGGCGACAGTACAGCTCTTCAATCTGGGCAATTCTGTTGAGTTTATGGATGGAATGAAAGGACAATAAACTAAATGTTAGTTTGAATATTTTCACCCTAAGGGCCAACAGTATCTTAAAATAATTTTTGCTTTCAACAGTACCAAATTATTTGGTTACCTGGATCTCTCTTGTTTATCTAAATCTGAAAATCTtgataacctgattctgattcacctgGACTATAGCTCATTCCAAGGTTTACTTCAGGGATT
This window harbors:
- the LOC140726312 gene encoding uncharacterized protein → MSHWGISCGSSTDLVTACRLSGSKGLGQYATTLPEVKMKEEQSVGDPQTITTAVNHVLYDGNGLGCGLSYNTEAVITEQSGAENILGVSHVADVLQKSVDSGKRRVIQDVSAIAKCQLQASSPSVACNDGGDEQFSFFSDIHHPDDGSITNVEISDSHETSDISKVKINIGISDKCKMIGQIQSSLENGGIGNIEERSVPDAHLKEVQTLATSAKYIEKAYEKSPNIDSLLIFLGARIDWEKLFETSKENELQINIGSGTATKLDNDEQHVPLPSVTEASQLVPHCSVAAGGEDNKIQSNSVSISESSQIAISNLQMTLSSGLNAKSDPHPELTGLTDQIANHPNISEASHRLMRTISEGQSESCLKTAEKACNMVFHGLFSKPLSMLVNVGFRETSQTEIKELSTEGEACDLISKNGLQYSSSKTTLSCPDPQITKNCRQTNFFCTSPREIQPSMSGHEGSPNCDCNMATKCVENLADIQSEMAEVKSSSESHDTKGIHGGNHAKSKRDNRRSADSLSEESVLRKKSRKMSVSKLHGKDVEKLIHLSKKQHNLKKNSKVTSNCGIALNLKHVSKELCMSRKSTYKDNRVSVQQEFASPTDREHKRIKKDNQGQFSDKTKGILYCDKNVKTLRENNHLESKALPLLQPKWATTSMSQMHISPADHNKRDFRGAGSSTDNLSSLYNARVHAFNSCQKKIADAVSVLSSEASFSKSSRLSKLLSRAVRDLNKAFKKVDKSSEIIRRIGMNLNQNLLPKSYQTNCNNFWECCDMYFRRHRKEHRKRFVWKIESRDNEVTSEEQPKSLVSELKRLCKRRLCAKGRKSEWATASNVKPASIASLTVNPWVFSKHMQNIHYPWTIVTLKNHIPITQQRLSHKVLHESQKMHLPSDLCVQTAQTGAGSTSADPQDGCCLMSAEEMGVSEGPKPLESSTTSTLEKSQIKIDVDPKEGQMCIWGNTELVTVLEFPFGSPVVEICFDSQMGKCLNKPQELEVSSESQSLKHLDSKHPIKSSSELTGTRSKLQPQSEYESQTPSGKDQGAYCKSSGSELNSPSNCQNLDCPLPIKSSAEFDASRHLLHPLSVEYQTRSLEKPFLVDAMPQCFKAKFPITPISTGSKLPYLTDSQQTKENSHILASDVEPETAKPCVKLNITELQAGTPHSNSQFEFNVTSQVAESWIDPIITGNGPEMGCPTVVQVGKSPAVYQAEQCTNDLQMVGTQTQPGTAILQEGPSMVKFQNDSFVRVRNEDLTEMKEKEGETASENGCGVVKIRMPGISHKAGRAEEQSQGHKIRHSPSTKEAQQAGVLVAKISEILYQADNTSLLESLEKLKVKCERMLPAFILAFEQSQDVSFAETIICRNWLLRNGLHSTASVVRLKASALEPYVELQMMMETVWFLRNKISFLRGGLTLRSLLWYDETLYGELLTKKIGYQQQSSLYPSFQERIASGCLQAVSNYQMQILKSCLTETMRQDAYYVYLKHRRELDECSSVKQNLSDYSCFCLSVPIMCSINYGVSLEDLSALHKNVRALISRLANLPKGQHDMGKLLHLWLIIDFVNGKTRYIHENSVPNEELGWVGLEHLQFNVAKTLVWQMRGERKLQGGDWDWSQTGNTTKRVSELNREALDLYNSYNNIERIPLNGKEQMDITQVADKPPRTVGKISFHSVEDILPEHGLNNCLQSCFQLPLEQFDSVGRILEHSRGTQQAELDQLLVKCERHVESLKKLFQVLQEVDSESALVTEANVFDPFAAQDTSPILLNSKATEIYIELLMMFETAQYLKNLIAHRASRPTYRGMLWFDSSLLPELLHIQQYNSNLSSCCKEYLQDLRDELERAICRLAQEVDLITEYRESSNHAYAVQIMSRELSEVIAIRDYIHQHNLGVSEYVNMVPHTASINYGNTESELDHNYRQLMALLEKLVRAPVKDFGKMAHIMVVLKSITDMRQVAAECTSSTLHILTYQMQLNSKKRRLLEDVEMVLNSHKLRNALDHPDTVQRGTPVTVTPGYKHLSGAFAGKRKRQRSKSPLVPNRGELGVDSAPKEV